Proteins encoded within one genomic window of Methanosarcina barkeri str. Wiesmoor:
- a CDS encoding dihydrofolate reductase family protein yields MIPKVIIHNSISLDGSTTGFEANIEVHYKILSSYQPEAMIVGSNTAKTGTQFFCEKIPPENESDFKKPEIQPDDPRAYWLIADSKGILEGLMHVFRRSEFSKDAIVLVSEKTPEAYINYLKERNYDFIRAGADRVNIRQALEIANERYGFELVVSDSGGVLNSILLEQGLVEEISLILTPEIVGKNGTNLFRTLEKSGTRLELLRDEIVEKQYVHLMYRVLKE; encoded by the coding sequence ATGATACCAAAAGTAATTATTCACAACAGTATAAGTCTCGACGGTTCTACTACGGGCTTCGAAGCAAATATTGAAGTTCACTACAAAATTCTGAGCAGTTATCAGCCCGAGGCAATGATAGTAGGCTCGAACACTGCGAAAACCGGAACCCAGTTCTTCTGCGAAAAAATTCCGCCTGAAAATGAATCGGACTTCAAGAAACCTGAAATCCAGCCCGACGATCCCAGGGCATACTGGCTGATTGCGGACTCAAAGGGAATCCTTGAAGGTTTGATGCATGTGTTCAGACGTTCCGAGTTCAGCAAAGACGCAATCGTTCTGGTCTCGGAAAAGACTCCTGAAGCTTATATAAATTACCTCAAAGAAAGGAATTATGATTTCATCAGGGCCGGAGCAGACCGTGTAAACATCAGACAGGCACTGGAAATTGCAAATGAAAGATATGGTTTTGAACTTGTAGTTTCGGACAGCGGGGGAGTGCTGAACAGTATATTACTCGAACAGGGACTTGTCGAAGAAATTAGTCTGATTCTCACTCCTGAAATTGTAGGGAAGAATGGAACAAATCTTTTCAGGACTCTTGAAAAGAGTGGGACTAGACTTGAACTTTTAAGAGATGAAATTGTGGAAAAGCAATATGTACATCTGATGTATCGGGTTTTGAAAGAATAA
- a CDS encoding ABC transporter ATP-binding protein, which yields MYLILMHTIEFESVSKSFSEKTILEDISFSVRQGEIFGLLGPNGAGKTTLIRLLLDIIRPDSGEIRVFGDFLSPTAKNRIGYLPEERGLYKKTRLLDMLVYLAQLKGIPEKQAHLNAESLLKSLELDQYKNKKVEELSKGMQQKIQFLSAIIHEPELLILDEPFSGLDPVNTKTIMTRILGLRAAGKTIILSTHMMEQAQKLCDRILMLNKGRRVLYGPVDEIRREHGKNSLIVEFAEKGDLNAIREISGIKKVIEHGKSVEIFPEEKISVQILLEELVRKANLIRFEKTLPSLNEIFIQTLESASND from the coding sequence ATGTATTTAATTTTAATGCATACTATAGAATTTGAAAGCGTATCAAAGTCTTTCTCAGAAAAGACTATTCTTGAGGATATATCGTTTTCAGTGAGGCAAGGCGAAATCTTTGGGCTTCTCGGGCCAAACGGGGCAGGAAAAACAACACTTATAAGGCTTCTTCTTGACATTATCAGACCGGACTCCGGGGAAATACGTGTCTTTGGGGATTTCCTGAGCCCTACTGCAAAAAACAGGATAGGATACCTTCCCGAAGAACGGGGATTGTATAAGAAAACAAGACTTCTTGATATGCTGGTTTATCTTGCGCAGCTTAAAGGCATACCAGAAAAACAGGCTCATCTAAATGCCGAATCCCTTCTCAAATCCCTGGAATTAGATCAATATAAAAATAAAAAAGTTGAAGAGCTTTCCAAGGGGATGCAACAGAAGATTCAGTTCCTCTCTGCAATTATCCATGAACCTGAACTTTTAATCCTTGATGAACCTTTTTCCGGGCTTGACCCTGTAAATACGAAGACCATTATGACCAGAATCCTGGGACTCAGGGCAGCAGGAAAAACAATAATCCTTTCTACACATATGATGGAGCAGGCCCAGAAACTTTGTGACAGAATCCTTATGCTTAATAAAGGCAGGAGAGTACTTTATGGTCCTGTAGATGAGATCAGAAGGGAGCATGGAAAAAACTCTCTGATTGTAGAGTTTGCAGAAAAAGGAGATTTGAACGCAATTCGGGAAATTTCTGGCATAAAGAAAGTAATAGAACATGGAAAATCGGTTGAAATTTTCCCTGAAGAAAAAATAAGCGTCCAGATCCTTCTTGAGGAACTTGTCCGAAAAGCAAACCTCATACGTTTTGAAAAAACGCTTCCTTCTCTGAATGAAATCTTTATTCAAACCCTGGAGAGTGCTTCCAATGACTAG
- a CDS encoding ABC transporter permease: protein MTSFSEKTFIVAKHEFLKTIKRKEFLFMTFFFPVLFAGISVLPLLLSGMTPTEDQRVGYIDMTGSFEFPESIKSEDFSLGSSEAKTSVVEFVMYREVSDARQALQAGQLSSYLVIPEDFLKTGTIGLYGLEKEASMQNIGLSSELSNIVITSLLKDKVDELTLNRVRDPVNIKFYNVGESGESSEQGIADVFASFGLPFITAFLLFLSIFSSSGFLLRGVAEEKENRIIEILLSSATPFEILTGKIFGLGAVGLLQVVIWLAAIMLGSRYALPVQIEPITLCLALIYFIFGFLFFASVMAGIGAVTSSLQESQQIAGIFTFVAVFPLIFMQMIVTNPDSLFSVFLSLFPLSSPVAMLARIGTTSVPLYQILASIFILLISVHGTILLSSRLFRTYLLMYGKRPKVKEIWKNIWTGSR, encoded by the coding sequence ATGACTAGTTTTTCCGAAAAAACCTTTATTGTTGCAAAGCACGAATTCCTGAAAACAATAAAGCGTAAAGAATTTCTTTTTATGACCTTCTTCTTCCCTGTCCTATTTGCAGGAATCAGTGTTCTTCCTTTATTGCTTTCAGGCATGACCCCAACTGAAGACCAGAGAGTAGGTTATATAGATATGACTGGTTCCTTCGAATTTCCAGAATCAATAAAGAGCGAAGACTTTTCTCTGGGATCCTCAGAGGCAAAAACCTCAGTTGTAGAATTTGTAATGTACAGGGAAGTTTCCGATGCAAGGCAGGCCTTACAGGCAGGCCAGCTTTCGTCCTACCTCGTAATTCCTGAAGACTTTCTTAAAACCGGAACAATAGGATTGTATGGCCTTGAAAAAGAAGCATCTATGCAAAATATTGGGCTGTCCTCCGAACTCTCGAATATCGTTATTACTTCTCTACTTAAGGATAAAGTGGACGAGCTAACTCTCAACAGGGTCCGAGATCCGGTTAACATAAAGTTTTATAATGTAGGAGAGAGCGGAGAGTCTTCTGAGCAGGGTATTGCTGATGTCTTTGCCAGTTTTGGCCTTCCTTTTATTACAGCTTTTCTCCTCTTCCTCAGCATTTTTTCATCATCTGGCTTTCTGCTTCGCGGTGTTGCCGAAGAAAAAGAAAACAGGATAATAGAAATTCTGCTGTCTTCAGCAACTCCTTTTGAAATCCTTACAGGCAAGATCTTTGGCCTTGGTGCAGTCGGCCTTCTGCAGGTTGTAATCTGGCTTGCGGCAATAATGCTCGGGAGCAGGTACGCCCTTCCTGTACAAATCGAACCTATTACTCTCTGCCTTGCTCTCATTTATTTTATATTTGGCTTCCTCTTTTTTGCCAGCGTGATGGCAGGAATTGGGGCTGTCACCAGTTCCCTTCAGGAGAGCCAGCAGATTGCAGGAATTTTTACGTTTGTAGCCGTATTTCCCCTCATATTCATGCAAATGATCGTTACAAACCCAGACAGCTTATTTTCAGTCTTTCTTTCTCTCTTTCCCCTTAGTTCGCCTGTAGCCATGCTTGCCAGGATAGGGACTACATCTGTGCCTCTTTATCAGATTCTTGCCAGCATCTTCATTCTGCTTATTTCGGTTCATGGAACGATCCTGCTCTCCAGCCGGCTTTTCAGAACTTATCTGCTTATGTACGGAAAAAGACCGAAAGTAAAGGAGATCTGGAAGAATATCTGGACAGGATCTAGATAA